The following nucleotide sequence is from Devosia salina.
CCGAAGCTGCTGACAGCAAAAGGGAATTCCTCCATCGCGGCATTGCCGAGCGCGCCTTTGAGCTGCGCTTCCAGCTCGCTGACTACGTCGAGGTTCAGGGTGCCACGCTCGAAAACGGCCTCCTGCATCTCGAACTGAAGCGCGAGCTGCCCGAGAGCAAGAAGGCCCGCACCATCCCCGTCAATGGCGGCACCGCCACCATCGAGGACAAATCGGTCAACTAAGTCACCGCAGTCTCGACGCAATTCCGCGCGGCCCCACTGGGGCCGCGTTCTTTTTGACCCACACCAGGCCGCCATGTCTCGGCCGTGCCGACCGGTCCAATGGAACCCCTCCGCGCGTCAGAAAGTTGATCAGGCACAGGCCCAAGCGCCCGCCCCATCAACCAGCGTCAGGAAGTTTCCCGATGAAAACCCCATCCATCGATCTCAAGGCCAATGCGAAATCTGCGGTAATCGACGTGCTTAACGCGCGCCTTGCCGACAGCATTGATCTTGCGCTCATCACCAAGCAGGCCCACTGGAACCTCAAGGGTCCCAATTTCATCGCCGTGCATGAAATGCTCGATCCCATGCGCGCCAGCATCGACACCCACGTCGACGTCATTGCCGAGCGCATTGCCCAGCTTGATGGCACCCCGCTCGGCACCAGCCAGGTCGTTGCCAAGGCCACCAGCCTTTCGGCCTATCCCACCGATATCAAGAAGGTGCCCGACCATCTGGCCGCACTCGCAGAGCGCTTCGGCAAGCTGGCCAACCAGGTGCGCGAAGACATCGACGCCACCGACGAGGCGGGCGACGCCGACACGGCCGACATCCTGACGGCGTTCTCGCGCGACCTCGACAAGAACCTTTGGTTCATCAAATCGCATCTTGAATAGGACTTTTTGACCGTCCGGTCAGCAAATGGGGCGCTCCACCGGGGCGCCCCACGCATTTTCGGGGCCAATTTCCTACAGTTTCCTATCGTTTTTTGCGGCAAGTCCTATTTTTTGTGTCCGAACCGCGGCAAAACCGCTTGCCCCCCGTTTTGAATTGTGCAAATGTGCCGTCGTTAGGGCAGCATGTCTGTCCTATCTGACGCATCGCCCCGCTCTCCGCGGCAAGCGGCGCACGCTGGTCCGGCTGGCCCGTTAGTCGATAACGGAAACGGACAGGCGGAGCTAACAGCGGTTGACAGGACTTCCTTTGGAAGGACGCTTGACCCAAGCTCGAATTATGAGCGGCCATTTGGATGCAGTGCCGCTCCCCACGCATGGACGCGAAGTTGCTCATTCGAGCCGTACTGTGTAGTACGACCCGGCTGAACACTGCGCCCCGAGAGGTAAGCATGCATCCGCCCCGCCGGCACACCGGCAACACCAGGATGCGCGAATAGAGCAACAGCCCGACGAGCGGGCCGAACAGAACGAGGTTGAGCCATGGCAAACGTACGGACCGGAATTCCCGCCCAGACGGAACAAGCCAATCGCAAAACCCTGATTCTCGACGGCAAGCGCGTCGAAGGTCGCCCCGCAGCCCAGGGTCTCTACGATCCGGCGCAGGAGCACGATGCCTGCGGCATCGGCATGATCGCCAACATCAAGAACAAGCCCAGCCATGAAGTGGTGCAGAAGGGTCTCGAAATCCTCGAGAACCTCGAACACCGCGGCGCCGTGGGTGCCGACCCGCTGATGGGCGATGGCGCCGGCATCCTGGTGCAGACCCCGCATGCCTTCTTCAAGAAGGTCCTGCCCTTCGCCCTGCCCGAAAAGCACGCCTATGCCGTGGCGATGATCTTCTATCCCAACGACACCGCCCTGCGCGATCGTTGTGCCACGCTGGTGCGCAAGTGCCTCGAACAGGAAGGTCTCTCGCTGCTGGGCGAGCGCGTCGTGCCCTTCGACAATTCCAGGCTCTCCGAAGG
It contains:
- the dps gene encoding DNA starvation/stationary phase protection protein Dps codes for the protein MKTPSIDLKANAKSAVIDVLNARLADSIDLALITKQAHWNLKGPNFIAVHEMLDPMRASIDTHVDVIAERIAQLDGTPLGTSQVVAKATSLSAYPTDIKKVPDHLAALAERFGKLANQVREDIDATDEAGDADTADILTAFSRDLDKNLWFIKSHLE